A single window of Usitatibacter rugosus DNA harbors:
- the paoA gene encoding aldehyde dehydrogenase iron-sulfur subunit PaoA yields MEESSGMKVTRRTFLLTSAGSAAAVTLPAVSAVPKPPSARPPVSSKLSLNVNGTLRDLEVDTRTTLLDALRENLKLTGSKKGCDHGQCGACTVLVDGRRVVSCLTLAVMQQGKSVTTIEGLGTPQNLHPMQAAFVKHDGYQCGYCTPGQICSAVGMLDEIKAGIPSHVSADITAKPQAVAAEFRERMSGNICRCGAYSNIVEAIGEVSGRSA; encoded by the coding sequence ATGGAAGAGTCCAGCGGCATGAAGGTCACACGGCGTACATTCCTCCTCACCAGCGCCGGTTCCGCGGCCGCTGTCACGCTGCCGGCCGTATCCGCCGTGCCCAAGCCACCTTCCGCGAGGCCGCCCGTGTCCAGCAAGCTGTCCCTGAACGTCAACGGTACGCTCCGCGATCTCGAGGTCGACACGCGCACGACCCTGCTCGATGCGCTCCGCGAAAACCTGAAGCTCACCGGCAGCAAGAAAGGCTGCGACCACGGCCAATGCGGCGCGTGCACCGTTTTGGTGGATGGCCGCCGCGTCGTCTCCTGCCTCACCCTTGCCGTAATGCAGCAGGGCAAGAGCGTCACCACCATCGAAGGCCTGGGCACTCCGCAGAACCTCCATCCCATGCAGGCCGCCTTCGTGAAGCACGACGGCTACCAATGCGGCTACTGCACGCCCGGCCAGATCTGTTCCGCCGTGGGCATGCTGGACGAGATCAAGGCCGGGATCCCCAGCCACGTGAGCGCCGACATCACCGCCAAGCCGCAGGCCGTGGCTGCCGAGTTTCGCGAGCGCATGAGCGGCAACATCTGCCGGTGCGGTGCGTACTCCAACATCGTCGAGGCGATCGGCGAAGTCTCGGGGAGGTCGGCATGA
- a CDS encoding FAD binding domain-containing protein, whose translation MRSFTYEKAATPAQAARAAREPGAKFIAGGTNLLDLMKLEVETPQHLVDVNGLGLDKIESTPEGGLRIGTLVRNTDLAADARVRRDYAVLSRAIVAGASGQIRNMATTGGNLLQRTRCHYFYDTNQPCNKRVPGSGCSAIEGFSRQHAVVGVSKACIAVHPSDMAVAMRALDATVETVKPDGSSRTIPIAQFHRLPGTTPHVESDLAAGELITAVTLPKPIGGTHIYHKVRDRSSYAFALVSVAAIVQRDGTGRVALGGVAHKPWRVEAAESEMPNGAKAVTKRLLAEAKPTKENAFKVQLAECTLDSVLTQAKG comes from the coding sequence ATGAGGTCCTTCACCTACGAAAAGGCCGCCACGCCCGCGCAAGCCGCCCGTGCCGCGCGCGAGCCGGGTGCGAAGTTCATCGCGGGCGGTACCAACCTCCTGGACCTCATGAAGCTCGAGGTCGAGACGCCGCAGCACCTGGTCGACGTGAACGGCCTCGGCCTCGACAAGATCGAGTCCACTCCGGAAGGAGGGCTTCGCATCGGCACGCTCGTCCGCAATACCGATCTCGCCGCGGATGCCCGGGTGCGCCGCGACTACGCCGTGCTCTCGCGCGCGATCGTCGCCGGGGCCAGCGGGCAGATCCGCAACATGGCCACCACCGGCGGCAACCTGCTCCAGCGCACGCGGTGCCACTACTTCTACGACACCAACCAGCCGTGCAACAAGCGCGTGCCCGGCAGCGGCTGCAGCGCGATCGAAGGCTTCAGCCGCCAGCACGCCGTCGTCGGCGTGAGCAAGGCGTGCATCGCCGTCCATCCGAGCGACATGGCGGTTGCCATGCGCGCACTCGACGCCACGGTGGAGACGGTCAAGCCGGATGGCTCGTCGCGCACGATCCCCATCGCGCAATTCCATCGGCTCCCGGGCACGACGCCGCACGTGGAGAGCGACCTCGCCGCGGGCGAGCTCATCACCGCGGTGACCTTGCCGAAGCCGATCGGGGGCACGCACATCTATCACAAGGTGCGCGACCGCTCGTCTTATGCGTTCGCGTTGGTCTCGGTGGCCGCGATCGTGCAGCGCGACGGCACGGGCCGCGTGGCCCTGGGCGGCGTGGCGCACAAGCCGTGGCGCGTGGAAGCGGCCGAATCGGAGATGCCGAACGGCGCGAAAGCCGTTACCAAGCGCCTGCTCGCGGAGGCCAAGCCTACGAAGGAGAACGCGTTCAAGGTGCAGCTGGCCGAGTGCACGCTCGACTCCGTCCTCACGCAGGCGAAGGGGTAA
- a CDS encoding AAA family ATPase, whose product MKAGRIQEAIFKSRLVHAFETGTSRYPIYRRVRFAARVELEALLDAVALDTSWHAERLDQGTLILDAEGLYATGWGGRKADYCSFVFHIHAASPQRAEEATQRILGKAAATRITEPMFTVNWCFVTGNGDIESASIEELADDVLIDEAYPEIKGGVQAFVERYLDAKETVLVLQGPPGTGKTRLIRAILGEISRRKDGESEALYTGDMKALQTDQIFVKFITGWDDAFVVEDADHLLKPRCDGNEHLHRFLTIADGVVRSQGRKIIFSTNLPNVGDLDEALIRPGRCFARVNVRALTADEARKLAIRVADGDPVELERAGKAFEAGRSHSLASVYQSVNA is encoded by the coding sequence ATGAAGGCGGGAAGGATCCAGGAGGCGATCTTCAAGTCGCGCCTGGTCCACGCCTTCGAAACCGGCACGAGCCGCTATCCGATCTACCGTCGCGTGCGGTTCGCCGCCCGCGTGGAGTTGGAGGCATTGCTGGATGCCGTGGCGCTGGATACGTCCTGGCACGCCGAGCGACTGGATCAAGGCACGCTGATCCTGGACGCCGAGGGCCTGTACGCGACCGGATGGGGTGGACGAAAAGCGGACTACTGCTCGTTCGTCTTCCACATCCACGCGGCCAGCCCGCAGCGTGCGGAGGAAGCGACGCAACGGATTCTCGGCAAGGCCGCGGCGACGCGGATCACCGAGCCGATGTTCACCGTCAACTGGTGCTTCGTGACCGGCAACGGCGACATCGAGAGCGCGTCGATCGAGGAGCTCGCGGACGACGTGCTGATCGACGAGGCCTATCCGGAGATCAAGGGCGGCGTGCAGGCTTTCGTCGAGCGCTACCTGGATGCGAAGGAGACGGTGCTGGTGTTGCAGGGGCCTCCGGGCACCGGCAAGACGCGCCTGATCCGCGCGATCCTCGGCGAGATCTCGCGCCGCAAGGATGGCGAGTCCGAAGCGCTGTACACCGGCGACATGAAGGCGCTGCAGACGGACCAGATCTTCGTGAAGTTCATCACGGGCTGGGACGATGCCTTCGTGGTCGAGGATGCGGATCACCTGCTGAAGCCCCGTTGCGACGGCAACGAGCATCTGCACCGCTTCCTCACCATCGCCGATGGCGTGGTGCGTTCGCAGGGCCGCAAGATCATCTTCTCGACCAACCTCCCGAACGTGGGAGACCTGGACGAGGCGCTGATCCGCCCGGGACGCTGCTTCGCCCGCGTCAACGTTCGCGCGCTCACGGCCGACGAGGCCCGCAAGCTCGCGATCCGCGTCGCGGATGGAGATCCGGTGGAGCTCGAGCGCGCCGGCAAGGCGTTCGAGGCGGGCCGCAGCCACTCGCTGGCCTCGGTGTACCAGAGCGTGAACGCGTAG